The Cellulosimicrobium cellulans genome contains the following window.
TGCAGAACGCGCCGAGCGCCACCAGGTCGGGCGCGTTCTCGAGCACGTTCGCGGTGACGTTCGTCTTGGACCGGATGCCGAGCAGGTGGACGCCGTCGAGGGCCTCGATCAGCTCGGACTCGTCGAGGGCGCCGGTGCGGACGGTGACGTCGATGCCCGCCGCCTCGAGGTTCGAGGCGGCGAGAGGGTGCAGGTTTTCAAGGAGGAGGGCGCGTAGCACGCTCCCATGGTGCGCCCGGTCCGTGGTCCGGACCAAACGGGTCTTGACCCTCGGGACGAGGTGAACGGCCCTCCCGCCCCGCCCGGACCGGCCGCGTCAGCGGGCGACGCGTGCCCCGTCGCCCGCCTCGGTACTCGTCCGCGCGCTCCTCCGGGTGCTCGTCGTGCTCGTGCCCGTCGCTGGGCCGGCCACGCCCGCCGGGAGCGCGCGAGCGTGCACGGCGACCAGGCGCTGGGTCGGGCGGGTCATGGCGACGTAGAGGTCCGAGGCGCCGGACGGGCCGGTCGCGACCTCGGCCGGCTCCACGAGGACGACCGCGTCGAACTCCAGCCCCTTCACCTGGACCGGGTCGAGGACCGCGAGCGGCGCGTCCGGGCCGGCGTCCTCGAGGCCGAGGGCCGCGCGCAGGGCGGGGACGGCCGGCGCGGCGGCGACGACGGCGACCCGTCCCGTCTCGGCGGCGACGAACTCCGCGCGCGCCGCGTCGGCCTCGACCCGGACCTGGGCGAGGAGGTCGGCGGACGTCGCCTCGACGAGGCGCAGGGCGTCCTCCACGTCGCGCGCGGACGTCAGCGGCGAGACCGGCAGCCCCGCGGCGAGGGCGGCGCGGCGGGCGGCGTCGGCGACGGAGGCGGGGGTCCGGTAGTTGACGGTCAGCTCCGCGAGGCGCCACGCGTCGCGGAAGACCGGGTCGAGCATGCCCTTCCACGAGCGCGCCCCCGCGAGCGACGACGTCTGCGCGACGTCGCCGACGACGGTGAACGAGCGCGTCGGGCACCGGCGCACGAGCATGCGCCACGCCATCGCGGAGAGCTCCTGGGCCTCGTCGACCACGACGTGCCCGTAGGCCCACGTCCTGTCCTGCGCGGCGCGCTCCGCCGTGGTGAGGCGCGGGCCGCTCGCGGAGAAGCGCTCGGCCAGCACGTCCGCGCCGACGATCCCGCCGCCCGCGCCGGACGACTCGAGCACCTGCCGCGCGTACTCCAGGTCCTGCGCGCGCTGCGCCGCCCGTGCGGCGGCCTCGGCCCGCTCCGCCTGGTCGTCCTCGCCGAGGAGCTCGGCGGCCTCGTCGAGGAGCGGGACGTCGGCGGGCGTCCACGGCGAGCCCTTCGGCCGTTCCAGCAGGCGCCGGTCGGCGGGCGAGAGCTCGGGTGCCGCCTCGGCGAGCCGGTGCGGTTTGGTCCACAGGTCCTCGACGAGGCGCTCCGGGGTGAGGGGCAGCCACGCGAGGTTGAGCGCGACGCGCACGTCGCGGTGGGAGCGCAGGTCCTCGAGGGCGAGCGCACGGTCCTCGCCGACGAGCGGCTCGCCGAGCTGGCGGCCGTACTGGTCGACGAGCCGCGAGAGCATCTCGCGGACGAAGGTCACGCGCGCGAGGTTGTGCGGCTTGTGCGTGCGCCGGGCCTTGGCGATCGCGTCGCGGACGTCGCGGCGCCGGATCAGCAGGTCGTGGCCGTCGAGGCGCACCGGCACGTCCGCCGCGGGCACGCGCTCGCGGGCACGCACCGCGCGTCGCACCGCCCGGGCCATGACCGCCCGGCCCTTGACGCGCGCGACGCGAGGGTCCTCCGCGCCGTCGGCGACGACGCCGGGGAGGAGGTCCGCGATCGTCGTGCTGACGACCCCCGTCTCGCCGAGCGACGGCAGCACCTGGTCGATGTACCGCAGGAACGAGTGGCTCGGGCCGACGAGGAGGACACCCGAGCGCTCCAGCACCCTCCGGTGCGCGTAGAGGAGGTACGCGGCGCGGTGCAGGGCCACGGCCGTCTTGCCCGTGCCCGGGCCGCCCTGCACGACGAGCGCGCCCGCCAGCCCCGACCGGATGATCGCGTCCTGCTCGGCCTGGATCGTGGCGACGATGTCGCCCATGCGCCCGGTGCGTCCCGCCGCCATGGCCGCGAGGAGCGCGCCCTCGCCCGAGAGCGTCGTCCCGGTCACGGCCTCCGGCGCGTCCAGGTCCAGGAGCTCGTCCTCGAGCCCGGTCACGTCGCGCCCGCGCGTCACCAGGTGCCGCCGCCGGACGACGCCGTCGGGGTGTGCCGCGGTCGCGCGGTAGAAGGACTGCGCCGCGGGGGCACGCCAGTCGGTGAGGAGGCTCGTGTGCTCGGCGTCGGTCAGTCCGATGCGCCCGACGTAGCGGCGCGCGCCGTCGTCGAGGTCGAGACGGCCGAACGCGAGCCGGTCCTCGACCGCGTCGAGCTGGGCGACGCGGTCCTCGTACAGGGTCGCGAACGCGTCGCGCTCGCTCCGGTTCTGCGGCGAGCCGGACGGGCCGGACCGACGGACGCCGTCGAGCCGCGCGCGGGCGGCGGCGCGCAGCTCGTCGAGGCGCGCGTAGAGGGTGTCCACGACCTCCTGCTCGAGCCGGAGCTCGTCGTTGCGTCCCACGCTGTCCCTTCCCTCGGCCGGGCGTCGCGCCCGAGCGCACGCCCGTGACACGGCCGTCCATTATGGCCCACGAGCGTGGGTCTCCGGACCCGTCCTCGGCGCGTCCCGCGCCCGCGACCGGGCCCGACGCGCGGCTGAGGCTAGGATCGTGGGCCATGGCGACCAGAGGGGAGCGGGCGTCGTGACCGGGACCGACCGTCGGGTCCCCGCGCGACCCTCGGCGCGGGGCGACGAGGCCGACGCGCGTGACCAGGTGCTGTCCGGGCGCGCGGTCCTCGCCCCGACGGACGAGCTGCGCATCCTCCTCGTCGAGGACGACGACGGTGACGCGATCCTCGTCGAGGAGCTGCTGTCCGACGGCAACCTGACGGTCGAGCTCGACCGCGCGACGACGCTCGACGCCGCGCTCGAGATGCTCGTCTCCACGCACGTCGACTGCGTCCTGCTGGACCTCGGGCTGCCCGACTCCGTCGGGCTGTCGGCGGTCGAGCGGGTGCGGACCGGGGCCCACCCGCCCGCCCTGGTGGTCCTCACGGGGCACTCGGGCATCGACCTCGGCGTCCAGGCCGTCGCGGCCGGAGCCGACGACTACCTGGTGAAGGGTGAGGTCGACGGCGACCTCCTGGGCCGTTCGGTGCGCTACGCCGTGCAGCGGCGCATGTCCGTCGAGCAGCAGCGGGCGCTGTACCGGAGCGAGGTGCGGGCGGCCGAGACCGCGCGGCTGGAGCGCGCGCTCCTGCCCACACCGCTGGTCCAGGACGAGCGGCTCGACGTCATGGTGGGCTACGTCCCCGGCGGCAACGGCCTCCTGGGCGGCGACTTCTTCGACGCGGTCGAGCGCCCGGACGGGAGCGTCCTGTGCGTCATCGGCGACGTCGCGGGCCACGGCCCGGACGAGGCCGCGCTGGGTGCGACGCTGCGCACGGCCTGGCGCACCATCGTGCTCTCCGACACCCAGCCGGACGGCATCCTCCCGCTCCTGGAGCGCGTCCTCGTGCCCGAGCGCGCGCGTCCCGAGGTCTTCGTCACGCTCTGCCAGGTCGTGGTCTCCGCGGACCGCCGTCGCGCCGAGGTCTATCTCGCCGGGCACCTCGCCCCGCTCCTGCTGCGCGACACCGCGACCGAGATCACGCCCACGGCGCGTGGCCGTGCGCTCGGCATCCCCGTCCAGGGCGGGTGGACCTCCCAGGCCGTCGACCTCGGGGAGCGCTGGGCGCTCATGCTCTACACGGACGGGCTCGTCGAGGCGACCGTCGCGGGGCCCGGAGGCGCCACGGGGCCACGGACCCGCCCGGAGCGCGTCGGCGTCGAGGGCCTGCGCCGCGCCGTCGACAGCGCGCTCGAGCAGGGCGTCGAGGGGGTCGTGGAGCGGGTCTTCCGCCGCGTGCGCGACCTGCACGGCGGTCCGCTGGCGGACGATGCCGCGCTCCTCGTGATCGGCTGGGGCGGGGACGAGGGGACCCCCGGCGAGCGCACGGCCACCCTCGCGGACTCGGACGAGTGGGCACGGTGACGCCCGCGGCGAGCGCGACGACCGGCGCGGAGCACGGCGGTCGGCATCGTGCCCCGACCCTGCGCCGCCGGCTCGGGTGGGCGCTCGTCGTCGCGGGCGTGATCCTCCTCGGTGTCCTCGCGACCTCGGCGATCGCGCTCTCGCGCGTGCTCACCATCCAGAGCGAGGTGACCGGGCCGTTCTTCGACGCGGTGACCGAGGCCGACGCCGCGTACGTGGGCCTGCTCGACGCCGAGGTCGCGGTCCGCGCGTTCGTCGCGACCGGCGACGACACCGCACTCGAGGCCTACACCCGCGCGGTGGGGACGGACGCCGAGGGCGTCGTGCCGGACCCCACCCTCGTCGACCGCCTCGGGTTCGACGCCGAGCTCGCGGCGCTGGCCGGGCAGTCCGACGCCTCGGTGCGGGCCTGGGTCGCCGACTACGCCGGGCCGGCCATCGCGACTACCGAGGACGACGGACCGGGGCGTGTGCGCGCCGTCGACCAGGCCCACGGCGCCGAGCTGTTCGCTGCCGCCCGGGCCGACACCGCGCGGTACGTCGACGCGCTCCGGGCCGAGCGCGTGGAGCGGCTCGACGCGCTCGACCGGTGGAGCCGGGCGCTCTTCGGGAGCGTCCTGGTCCTCGTCGGCTCGGCGCTCGCGGTCGGGATCATCCTCTGGGTGTGCCTCAAGCGCTGGGTGACCGAGCCGATGGCCGAGCTGGCGCACCGCGTGCGGCTCGTGAGCTCCGGGAGCCTCGACGAGCCGGTCGTGACCTCGGGCCCGGCGGAGATCGCGGACCTCGCCCAGGACGTCGAGCACATGCGCGTCGAGCTCGTGAACCAGGTCGCGGAGATCAAGGCGTCGCACGAGGACGCCGCCCGCTCGCACGCGCTCCTGGCCGAGCAGGCGAGCGAGCTCGAGCGGTCGAACCGCGACCTCGAGCAGTTCGCCTACGTCGCGTCCCACGACCTCCAGGAGCCGCTGCGCAAGGTCGCGAGCTTTACGCAGCTCCTCAAGAAGCGGTACGGCGGGGAGCTCGACGACCGCGCGGACCAGTACATCGACTTCGCGGTCGACGGCGCCAAGCGCATGCAACGGCTCATCCAGGACCTGCTCGGATTCTCGCGCGTCGGCCGGACGGGCAGCGAGCGCGTCGACGTGGACCTCGAGCGGGAGCTCGAGGGCGTGCTCGAGGACCTGTCCGAGAAGGTCGCGGAGACCGGGGCGAGCATCACGCACGACCCGCTGCCCGTCGTCGTCGGCGAGCGCGCGCTCCTGCACCAGCTGCTGGCCAACCTCGTCGGCAACGCGCTGAAGTTCCGCGACCCGGACCGGCCGCCGGCCGTGCACCTGGGGGTGCTCGCTCGCGACACGCACTGGGAGATCTCCGTCGAGGACAACGGGATCGGGATCGACCCGCAGTACGCGGAGCGCGTGTTCGTCATCTTCCAGCGCCTGCACGCCAAGGACGTGTACGAGGGCACCGGGATCGGCCTCGCGCTGTGCAAGCGCATCGTCGAGTACCACGGCGGCCGGATCTGGATCGAGCCGCGCGAGGGCGGGACGACGGTCCGCTTCACGCTCGCCCACGCGTACGTGCACGCGCAGGTCGGCTACGCTCGCTCCGACCACGACGGCGCGGAGCAGTGATCCCCGAGTGACCCCTGAGCGACCCCTGGGTGACGCGGCCCGCGCGCGCCACGATGACGAGGAGAGCCCCGCATGAGCCACGGCAGCAAGCCGATCGACGTCCTCCTGGTGGAGGACGACCCCGGCGACGTGCTCATGACGCGCGAGGCGTTCGAGGACCACAAGGTCACCAACCGCCTCTCGGTGGTCTCCGACGGGGTGAGCGCGCTGCAGTTCCTGCGCAAGGAGGGTGAGCACGCGGGCGCCCCGACGCCGGACCTGATCCTCCTCGACCTCAACCTGCCCCGGATGGACGGGCGCGAGGTCCTCGCCGAGCTCAAGGCGGACGAGGCGCTGCGCAAGATCCCGGTGGTCGTGCTGACCACGTCGGAGGCCGAGGAGGACGTCGTGCGCAGCTACTCGCTGCACGCCAACGCCTACGTGACCAAGCCGGTCGACTTCGACCGTTTCATCGACGTCGTCCGCCAGATCGACGACTTCTTCGTCTCGGTGGTGCGGCTGCCCGGTCGCTGACCTGGGCACGGGCCCGGCGCGGGTCCGCGCGGTGGTGCCGATCCGGGAAGAACGACGGGCCGAGCCGTGTTGTCCTCGTCAGGCCCGCCGCGCGCCGTCGGCAGCGCACGGGCGAAGGACGTCACGAGGAGGATGCATGCTGGACCCTCGCGGGATCTACGAGCTCGACGAGCAGGCCGTGGCACGCCTGTGGCCCACGCCGCCCGAGGCGGGCGCGGGGCCTGTGCTGCTGCACGCCGTCGCGGGGTTCGTCGACGCGGGCAGCGCGGGCGAGGTCGCGGTCGACCACCTGCTGGAGATCGGCGAGGTCACCCGCGTGGTGACGTTCGACGTCGACCGGCTCCTCGACTACCGCTCCAAGCGGGCCACGATGACCTTCAGCACGGACCGCTGGTCCGACTACGACGAGCCGCACCTGGTGATCGACCACGTGCGCGACGCCGAGGGCACGGGGTTCCTGCTGCTGCACGGCGCCGAGCCGGACGTGCAGTGGGAGCGGGTGGTCGCCGCGGTGCGCGACGTCGTCGAGCGCCTCGGGGTGTCGCTCACGGTCGGCTTCCACGGCATCCCGATGGGCATCCCGCACACGCGTCCGCTCTCGGTCACGGCGCACGCGACCCGGCCGGAGCTGTTGGGGGAGCACACGTCGTGGTTCGGCACGGTGAAGGTCCCGGCCAGCCTCGCCGCCCTGCTGGAGCTGCGGCTCGGTCGGGCGGAGCACGACGCGCTCGGCTTCACGGTGCACGTGCCGCACTACCTGGCGCAGTCGTCGTACCCGCCCGCGGCGGTGGTCGCGCTCGAGCACGTGCAGCGGGTCACCGGTCTGGACCTCGCGACGAGCGGGCTCGCGGAGGCGGTGCAGGACGCGACGACCGAGGTCGAGCGTCAGGTGCGCGACTCCGAGGAGGTCGCCGCCGTCGTCCGAGCGCTCGAGGAGCAGTACGACGCGTTCGCGCGCTCCGTCGGGCGCACGAGCCTGCTCGCCGAGTCCGCGCCGATCCCGACGGCCGAGGAGCTCGGGGCCGAGTTCGAGCGCTTCCTCGCCCAGCAGTCGGGCGACTGACCCGCGGAGCACCCGCGTCCACCCTGGTCCGCGGACCGGGGTGGTATGTGCCGAAAAATCAGCACGAGACGTGGCGATCTCCGTGGCGGACCAGACGTGGTCCATGCCACACTGTGACCCGTTGCAGTGACGTACTTGCGCACGACCCGGTGCAGGGCCGGTACGTGGGTCCGCCCGGCGGGGTGGTCCGGCGTCGGGCCTGCCGGCCGCACACGGCCGGGGCGCCGGCGGAGGACGTGGACATGGCATTGCGGCGCACGGGGGTGGACGAAGGGTCCGCTCGCTGATGTCCCGGATGGACAGAAGGTCAGAGGAAGAGCATGGCGCAGGGTTCTGTGAAGTGGTTCAACGCCGAGAAGGGCTACGGCTTCATCGCGCAGGACGGCGGCGGTGCCGACGTCTTCGTGCACTACTCGGCGATCGAGTCGAACGGGTACCGCACGCTCGACGAGGCGCAGCGGGTCGAGTTCGAGATCACCCAGGGGCCGAAGGGCCCGCAGGCGGAGAAGGTTCGTCCGCTCTGACGTCCACGACGTCGGGCGACCGGGTCCCCCGGTCGTCGCAGCAGCGCAGGAGCCGCGCCCCTCGGGCGCGGCTCCTGTCGCGTCTCACGACCCGCCCGCGGCGATGCCGTCGGTCGGCTCTCCCTCGGGATCGTCGAGCACCGGCGCGGTGCCCACGAACGCGCGGAGCTCGTCGCCCGTGACCACGCGTGCCGGGACGGCGAGCGAGCGGACCGCGCGAGCGAGCGTCGCGCTCGACAGGGTCGGTGCCGGTGCGTCGGCTCCTGTGCCCGCTCCTGTGCTGGCTCCCGTGCCGGCCCGGACCGCGGCCAGCACGACGTTGCCGTAGCGCCGGCCCTTGAGCTGCGCGGGCTCGGCGATCGCCGCCACCCGGCCCTCGGCGTACGACGCCTCCCCGAACGCCGCCGCGAGGGTCGCGGTCTCGCGGCGCGCCGTCGTGAGCGGCGGCCGGTCGGCACAGTTGACGAGGTAGACGCCGCCCGGGCGCAGGACGCGGTGCACCTCGTCCGCCATGCCGCGGGTCGCGAGGTGGTCGGGCGTGCGGTCGCCGTCGAACACGTCGCGCACGACGACGTCGTACGAGGCGGCGGGGAGGCCCGCCACCGTGTGCCGCGCGTCGTCGGGGCGCAACCGGAGGCGGGGGGCCCGCGGCAGGTCGAACCACGTGCGCACCAGCTCGAGCAGGCGGGCGTCGAGGTCGACGCCGAGCTGGGACGAGCCCGGCCGGGTGTGCTCGACCCAGCGCGGCAGGCTGCACCCCGCCGCGCCGAGGTGCAGGGCGCGCAGGGGCCCGGGGGCGAGCTCGTTCACGACGGCCGCCATCTGCTGCATGTACTCGAACGCGAGCATCCCGGGGTCGTCGAGGTCGAGGTACGAGCTCGGGACCCCGTTGACGTAGAGCGTGACGGCCGACGGGTGGTCGAGGTCGCGCTCGACGTGCGCGGTCCCCGTCGACGTCGGCACGGGACCGGTCGGCAGCTCGGGCCCGACGGCCCCGCCGCGGCCGCCGCCGCCCCGGCGCCGGGAGGGTGTGGGTGGTGCGGAGGACCCTGAGGAGCGTCGGGAGGTGCGGCGAGCCATGTGCTCACGGTACGGGCTGGAGGCCGCCCGACGTTGACAGGATCGAACAGGTGTTCGATAGTGGAGGAGGAGGTGCGCGATGTCGAACGAAGCAGGCGCGAGGAGGGCGGTCGCCGTCCCCACCGAGGTCCGTCGGCTGCTGGACCGCGCGGACGCGGAGCTCGTCGCGGCCGCGCTCGCGCAGGACGCGGGCGAGCGGTTCGTGCACGCCCACCTCGGAGCCCTGCGTGCCGCGGCGGCGGTCGTCGCGCTGCGTGCCCGGCCCGTGCGTCGTGGACGCGCGCGCTCGGTGTGGGACCAGCTCGCGGACGCCGAGCCGTCGCTCGCGGCGTGGTCCGGCTACTTCGCGAGCGGGGCGCGCGTGCGCGCCGCCGTCGACTCGGGTCGGTTCGACGACGTGGCGCCGCAACGGGCCGACGAGCTCATGGCGTGCGCCGAGGACTTCCGCGACGAGGTCGCGATGCTCGTCGACCCCGATGCCGGGTTCGTCCGGCTGCCCGGTCTGCGGACGGTGGCGTCGTGACCCGGGCGTGGCCCGCGTCGGGTGCCCGGTGAGGCAGCGATGAGCCGCGGGCCGCGCGCGGTCGTCCGCCGCGACTGGGGCGACGACGAGGAGGGCTGCTCGATCCTCCATGTCGACATGGACGCGTTCTTCGCGTCCGTCGAGCTCGCACGGCGTCCCCAGCTCGTGGGGCGACCGGTGATCGTCGGCGGCGCCGAACGGGGCGTCGTCCTCGCGGCGACGTACGAGGCCCGGGCGTTCGGCGTCCACTCGGCGATGCCGATGGTGACGGCGCGCCGCCTGTGCCCCCAGGCGATCGTCGTCCCGCCGGACCACACCCGCTACTACGAGGTCTCCCGCGCGGTCATGGCGGCGATCGGCGAGATCACCGCGCTCGTGGAGCAGGTGAGCGTCGACGAGGCCTTCCTCGACGTGAGCGGCGCGCGCCGGCGCCTCGGGCCTCCGACGCGGATCGCGGCCGAGCTCCGGCGTCGGGTGCGGGCCGAGCACGGCATCACCTGCTCGGTCGGGATCGCGACGAACAAGTTCGTCGCCAAGCTGGCCTCGACGCACGCCAAGCCCGACGGCGTGCTCCTCGTGCCGGCGGCCGCCACCGTCCCGTTCCTGCGCACGCTGCCCGTCGGCGCGCTGTGGGGCGTGGGGGAGCGGACCGAGAGCGCGCTCGCGCAGTGGGGCATCCGCACGGTCGCCGAGCTCGCCGACACGGACGTGGCGTCGCTCCAGACGGCGGTCGGCAAGGTCGCGGGCGCGCACCTGCACGACCTCGCGTGGGGGCGCGACCCCCGACCGGTCGAGCCGGAGCGGTCGGAGCGGAGCATCGGTGCCGAGACGACGTTCAGCCACGACCTGCGCGACCTCGCGGCGGTCCAGGCGCGTGTGCTGGAGCTCGCGGACCGGTGCGCCGGCCGGCTGCGCCACCAAGGTCTCGTCGCGCGCACCGTCAGCGTGAAGGTCCGGACGAGCGACTTCCGCACCGTGACCCGCGCGCGCACCCTGGGCGCCCCGACGGACGTCGCGCGCGAGATCTATCTGGTGGCTCGCGAGCTCGTCGCGAGCGTCGACCTGCGGGGCCTCGCCGTCCGGCTCGTGGGGGTCCGCGCCGAGGGTCTCGAGCCCCGCGCAGAGGCCGTCGTGCAGCCCACGCTCGAAGAAGCGGTCGAGGAGACGAGCGCGGCGAGGCGTCGGGTCGAGGAGGCCGTCGACGCCGTCCGTGGGCGGTTCGGGGTGAGATCCATCGCCATGGGCCCCGCCAGGGCCCGCTCGACTACCACCCCCGCGGATGTCGATCTATCCTGAGGGTGACACACGACCACCGTGGAGAAACGGGGTGCTCATGCCTCTGTCTGAGTACGAGCAGCGGGTCTTGGAGCAGATGGAGCGCGCGCTCACCTCGGACGACCCGCGGTTGGCGAACACGCTCCAGGCGCCACGACGACGTTCGGCGCTGCGCTATGTCCTGGCTGGGGTCGGCGTCGTCGGCGGCCTCCTCCTCCTCGTGCTGGGTGCTGCGCTCTCGCAGACCTGGCTCGGGGTGATCGGCTTCGTCCTCATGTTCGGGGGCGTCGTCCTGGTCTTCCAGTCTCCGCGCTCGTCGCGCAAGGGACCGGTGGGGACCGTCGAGGCGGACGGCACCGTCCGCCCGGCCGCGCCGAGCAAGCCGGCCCGCAAGCCGTTCCTCAGCCGACTGGAAGAGCGCTGGGACCGTCGGCGCGAGCAGGACGGTCGCTGAGCGACTCCTCGACGGCGTCGACCGCCGCGTCGACGAGCTCCTGGAGCCGGTCGGGGCGGGCGACCGTCCGCGGCTCCGGGGCGTAGCGCTCGGCCTCGAGGGCTGACGCCAGCGCGGCGACCGCCTCGGCGACGTCCTCGTCGCGGGGATGCTGACCGCGGCGGGACTGCAGCGACGCGACGACCGCCGCGGGAACGCGCCGC
Protein-coding sequences here:
- a CDS encoding DNA polymerase IV is translated as MSRGPRAVVRRDWGDDEEGCSILHVDMDAFFASVELARRPQLVGRPVIVGGAERGVVLAATYEARAFGVHSAMPMVTARRLCPQAIVVPPDHTRYYEVSRAVMAAIGEITALVEQVSVDEAFLDVSGARRRLGPPTRIAAELRRRVRAEHGITCSVGIATNKFVAKLASTHAKPDGVLLVPAAATVPFLRTLPVGALWGVGERTESALAQWGIRTVAELADTDVASLQTAVGKVAGAHLHDLAWGRDPRPVEPERSERSIGAETTFSHDLRDLAAVQARVLELADRCAGRLRHQGLVARTVSVKVRTSDFRTVTRARTLGAPTDVAREIYLVARELVASVDLRGLAVRLVGVRAEGLEPRAEAVVQPTLEEAVEETSAARRRVEEAVDAVRGRFGVRSIAMGPARARSTTTPADVDLS
- a CDS encoding PP2C family protein-serine/threonine phosphatase, translated to MTGTDRRVPARPSARGDEADARDQVLSGRAVLAPTDELRILLVEDDDGDAILVEELLSDGNLTVELDRATTLDAALEMLVSTHVDCVLLDLGLPDSVGLSAVERVRTGAHPPALVVLTGHSGIDLGVQAVAAGADDYLVKGEVDGDLLGRSVRYAVQRRMSVEQQRALYRSEVRAAETARLERALLPTPLVQDERLDVMVGYVPGGNGLLGGDFFDAVERPDGSVLCVIGDVAGHGPDEAALGATLRTAWRTIVLSDTQPDGILPLLERVLVPERARPEVFVTLCQVVVSADRRRAEVYLAGHLAPLLLRDTATEITPTARGRALGIPVQGGWTSQAVDLGERWALMLYTDGLVEATVAGPGGATGPRTRPERVGVEGLRRAVDSALEQGVEGVVERVFRRVRDLHGGPLADDAALLVIGWGGDEGTPGERTATLADSDEWAR
- a CDS encoding response regulator, producing the protein MSHGSKPIDVLLVEDDPGDVLMTREAFEDHKVTNRLSVVSDGVSALQFLRKEGEHAGAPTPDLILLDLNLPRMDGREVLAELKADEALRKIPVVVLTTSEAEEDVVRSYSLHANAYVTKPVDFDRFIDVVRQIDDFFVSVVRLPGR
- a CDS encoding cold-shock protein, which encodes MAQGSVKWFNAEKGYGFIAQDGGGADVFVHYSAIESNGYRTLDEAQRVEFEITQGPKGPQAEKVRPL
- a CDS encoding sensor histidine kinase gives rise to the protein MTPAASATTGAEHGGRHRAPTLRRRLGWALVVAGVILLGVLATSAIALSRVLTIQSEVTGPFFDAVTEADAAYVGLLDAEVAVRAFVATGDDTALEAYTRAVGTDAEGVVPDPTLVDRLGFDAELAALAGQSDASVRAWVADYAGPAIATTEDDGPGRVRAVDQAHGAELFAAARADTARYVDALRAERVERLDALDRWSRALFGSVLVLVGSALAVGIILWVCLKRWVTEPMAELAHRVRLVSSGSLDEPVVTSGPAEIADLAQDVEHMRVELVNQVAEIKASHEDAARSHALLAEQASELERSNRDLEQFAYVASHDLQEPLRKVASFTQLLKKRYGGELDDRADQYIDFAVDGAKRMQRLIQDLLGFSRVGRTGSERVDVDLERELEGVLEDLSEKVAETGASITHDPLPVVVGERALLHQLLANLVGNALKFRDPDRPPAVHLGVLARDTHWEISVEDNGIGIDPQYAERVFVIFQRLHAKDVYEGTGIGLALCKRIVEYHGGRIWIEPREGGTTVRFTLAHAYVHAQVGYARSDHDGAEQ
- a CDS encoding proteasome assembly chaperone family protein: MLDPRGIYELDEQAVARLWPTPPEAGAGPVLLHAVAGFVDAGSAGEVAVDHLLEIGEVTRVVTFDVDRLLDYRSKRATMTFSTDRWSDYDEPHLVIDHVRDAEGTGFLLLHGAEPDVQWERVVAAVRDVVERLGVSLTVGFHGIPMGIPHTRPLSVTAHATRPELLGEHTSWFGTVKVPASLAALLELRLGRAEHDALGFTVHVPHYLAQSSYPPAAVVALEHVQRVTGLDLATSGLAEAVQDATTEVERQVRDSEEVAAVVRALEEQYDAFARSVGRTSLLAESAPIPTAEELGAEFERFLAQQSGD
- a CDS encoding spermidine synthase — protein: MARRTSRRSSGSSAPPTPSRRRGGGGRGGAVGPELPTGPVPTSTGTAHVERDLDHPSAVTLYVNGVPSSYLDLDDPGMLAFEYMQQMAAVVNELAPGPLRALHLGAAGCSLPRWVEHTRPGSSQLGVDLDARLLELVRTWFDLPRAPRLRLRPDDARHTVAGLPAASYDVVVRDVFDGDRTPDHLATRGMADEVHRVLRPGGVYLVNCADRPPLTTARRETATLAAAFGEASYAEGRVAAIAEPAQLKGRRYGNVVLAAVRAGTGASTGAGTGADAPAPTLSSATLARAVRSLAVPARVVTGDELRAFVGTAPVLDDPEGEPTDGIAAGGS
- a CDS encoding SAV_6107 family HEPN domain-containing protein, with the protein product MSNEAGARRAVAVPTEVRRLLDRADAELVAAALAQDAGERFVHAHLGALRAAAAVVALRARPVRRGRARSVWDQLADAEPSLAAWSGYFASGARVRAAVDSGRFDDVAPQRADELMACAEDFRDEVAMLVDPDAGFVRLPGLRTVAS
- a CDS encoding DUF3040 domain-containing protein, with protein sequence MPLSEYEQRVLEQMERALTSDDPRLANTLQAPRRRSALRYVLAGVGVVGGLLLLVLGAALSQTWLGVIGFVLMFGGVVLVFQSPRSSRKGPVGTVEADGTVRPAAPSKPARKPFLSRLEERWDRRREQDGR
- a CDS encoding HelD family protein, whose protein sequence is MGRNDELRLEQEVVDTLYARLDELRAAARARLDGVRRSGPSGSPQNRSERDAFATLYEDRVAQLDAVEDRLAFGRLDLDDGARRYVGRIGLTDAEHTSLLTDWRAPAAQSFYRATAAHPDGVVRRRHLVTRGRDVTGLEDELLDLDAPEAVTGTTLSGEGALLAAMAAGRTGRMGDIVATIQAEQDAIIRSGLAGALVVQGGPGTGKTAVALHRAAYLLYAHRRVLERSGVLLVGPSHSFLRYIDQVLPSLGETGVVSTTIADLLPGVVADGAEDPRVARVKGRAVMARAVRRAVRARERVPAADVPVRLDGHDLLIRRRDVRDAIAKARRTHKPHNLARVTFVREMLSRLVDQYGRQLGEPLVGEDRALALEDLRSHRDVRVALNLAWLPLTPERLVEDLWTKPHRLAEAAPELSPADRRLLERPKGSPWTPADVPLLDEAAELLGEDDQAERAEAAARAAQRAQDLEYARQVLESSGAGGGIVGADVLAERFSASGPRLTTAERAAQDRTWAYGHVVVDEAQELSAMAWRMLVRRCPTRSFTVVGDVAQTSSLAGARSWKGMLDPVFRDAWRLAELTVNYRTPASVADAARRAALAAGLPVSPLTSARDVEDALRLVEATSADLLAQVRVEADAARAEFVAAETGRVAVVAAAPAVPALRAALGLEDAGPDAPLAVLDPVQVKGLEFDAVVLVEPAEVATGPSGASDLYVAMTRPTQRLVAVHARALPAGVAGPATGTSTTSTRRSARTSTEAGDGARVAR